A genomic window from Salvelinus sp. IW2-2015 linkage group LG13, ASM291031v2, whole genome shotgun sequence includes:
- the LOC139028494 gene encoding uncharacterized protein: MPSLHHGAIFLGVFLIATGGSTAFLTSSQSRLQAFSLCCVVLGAVMLILGLLWAMSNKHQVEYSQGEYPNFPQYPHQAEHPNYPYPHPDLNYPGRYTHPDLGHVLFSPRGPVGHFPESQSALLQRTEHQRRGVYGANNVDYPPLSPPSRYPPGLGPPPPYEVAIKTTCSSTHLRRAYSDTHLASEPLFGRSREISFEV; the protein is encoded by the exons ATGCCTTCCCTCCACCACGGCGCCATCTTCCTCGGAGTCTTTCTCATCGCGACAGGCGGCTCCACTGCCTTTCTCACCTCCTCACAG agCCGCCTGCAGGCgttctctctgtgctgtgtggtgCTGGGAGCCGTCATGCTGATCCTGGGGCTTCTCTGGGCCATGAGTAACAAGCACCAGGTAGAGTACAGCCAGGGAGAGTACCCCAACTTCCCCCAATACCCCCACCAGGCAGAACATCCCAACTATCCCTACCCACACCCAGACCTCAACTACCCTGGCCGGTACACCCATCCTGACCTGGGACACGTCCTCTTCAGCCCCCGTGGTCCTGTTGGACACTTCCCAGAGTCCCAGTCAGCCCTACTGCAGAG gACCGAGCACCAGCGGCGAGGTGTGTATGGGGCTAATAATGTGGACTACCCCCCACTCAGCCCCCCTTCCCGCTACCCCCCCGGGCTGGGCCCCCCACCTCCCTACGAGGTCGCCATAAAGACCACCTGTAGCTCCACCCACCTGCGCCGCGCCTACTCAGACACACACCTGGCCTCGGAACCCCTGTTTGGCCGATCACGGGAGATCAGCTTTGAGGTGTGA